ttaaacctgtgtgggcggtcacgttaaacctgtgtgggcggtcacgttaaacctgtgtgggcggtcacgttaaacctgtgtgggcggtcacgttaaacctgtgtgggcggtcacgttaaacctgtgtgggcggtcacgttaaacctgtgtgggcggtcacgttaaacctgtgtgggcggtcacgttaaacctgtgtgggcggtcacgttaaacctgtgtgggcggtcacgttaaacctgtgtgggcggtcacgttaaacctgtgtgggcggtcacgttaaacctgtgtgggcggtcacgttaaacctgtgtgggcggtcacgttaaacctgtgtgggcggtcacgttaaacctgtgtgggcggtcacgttaaacctgtgtgggcggtcacgttaaacctgtgtgggcggtcacgttaaacctgtgtgggcggtcacgttaaacctgtgtgggcggtcacgttaaacctgtgtgggcggtcacgttaaacctgtgtgggcggtcacgttaaacctgtgtgggcggtcacgttaaacctgtgtgggcggtcacgttaaacctgtgtgggcggtcacgttaaacctgtgtgggcggtcacgttaaacctgtgtgggcggtcacgttaaacctgtgtgggcggtcacgttaaacctgtgtgggcggtcacgttaaacctgtgtgggcggtcacgttaaacctgtgtgggcggtcacgttaaacctgtgtgggcggtcacgttaaacctgtgtgggcggtcacgttaaacctgtgtgggcggtcacgttaaacctgtgtgggcggtcacgttaaacctgtgtgggcggtcacgttaaacctgtgtgggcggtcacgttaaacctgtgtgggcggtcacgttaaacctgtgtgggcggtcacgttaaacctgtgtgggcggtcacgttaaacctgtgtgggcggtcacgttaaacctgtgtgggcggtcacgttaaacctgtgtgggcggtcacgttaaacctgtgtgggcggtcacgttaaacctgtgtgggcggtcacgttaaacctgtgtgggcggtcacgttaaacctgtgtgggcggtcacgttaaacctgtgtggaaCACTAGTTCCCcctcaactagagtattgtgtacagttctgggttctGCAATTTGGTAAGGATGTGAAGACTTTGGAGAGAGAGGGTGGATAAGACTCAGGAGAATTATTCCAGGGATCCATGGGTAGATCGGATAAGCTGGGACTGTCCTTGGAGGAGAGGAGATCGAGAGGGAGATTTAATCGAGGCATTCCAAATCACGAGTGCGGGTCGCGGATGGAGAGGGAGAAGCCGTTCCCATGGGTGCAGGGATCGGGAACCAACGGGGTCACAGATTGAAGGTGAAAGGTCTCTCTTGCTCTCGCGAGGTGTCTGGATACCACAAACAGCGACATGGCCGTGCGCAGAAGCCTTGGCTTTGGTCAAGAGGCGGGTGGAACGGGCTGAGGGGCCCGACTAATCGCCGTCTTTATTCTCCCCAGGGGGCCCGATCCAGGTGAGTTTCCCCAAGGAGCTGACattggaggaggtgaggaggaggaACCCCTACGTCACCTCGGGGGGCAAGTACAAACCGCCGGACTGTGAGTCCTCGCACAGCACAGCAATTATCATTCCCCACCGCAACCGTGAGGTGCACCTCAAACACTTGCTCTATTACCTCCACCCATTCCTACAGCGGCAGCAACTGAATTATGGCATCTACGTCATTCACCAGGTCAGTGACGCGGGCAGCGGCCTCCTCCTTTgctctatgtttctatgtgtgtgtctttgcccaTCACACGTATGTCTTTGCTCTCTGGGACTAGGCCGGTAACTACACGTTTAATCGTGCCAAACTACTGAATGTGGGTTTCAAAGAGGCGATGAAGGAAGCGGACTGGATTTGTCTGTTCTGTCATGATGTGGATCTCATCCCAGAGGACGATCGAAACATGTACACCTGTGAGAAAAATCCCAAGCACTCCTCCATTGCCATGGACAAGTTTGGATACAAGTAAGGAGCAATCCTCCCGTGGGACAAAGAGTGCACACtgtcggagtgctgcactgtcggagggtcagtactgagggagggctgcattgtcggagggtcagtactgagggagggctgcattgtaggtgggtcagtactgagggagagctgcactgtcagagggtcagtactgagggagcgctgcactgacgaaGGGCGTCTTTGTGGGTCCATGGGGCTGAAGGTGTGAGAGAATAGGGGAGTGGGCCAGGATGAGTGCTCGTCACGAGAGTGGCCAAAGTGGACTCAATCAGACAAAGTCCTCCATCCTCCAGATGTAAAGTCATTGTCTGTTTCCTGCAGGTTACCATACAGAACCTACTTTGGTGGTGTGTCAGCACTCACTGCTGATCAATACATGAAAATCAATGGATTCCCGAATAACTACTGGGGCTGGGGTGGTGAAGACGATGATATCGCTTCCAGGTAGGTGTTTTTCTGTTaactggatgtgggcattgctggatgggtccagcatttgttgcccaaccctaagtgccccttgagaagatggtggtgagctgccttcttgaagccctgcagtcccatgtggtgtaggtacacccacaatgctgttggagggagttccaggattttgacccaacgacactgaaggaacggccaatatatttccacgtcaggatttaaaaaaaacatattttattaCAGACGTTTCACAACGGGTTACaacacaaacaccccgggaaacatacttcccagcaatcaactatacagtctgtacaattcTTTCCCCGTTTTCACCTCCCATCCCcctctgcgacgaacagctcctcaaacatggtcacaaacatccctcacctttTTTGCAAACCCCCCTGATGAGCCCCATAACtcctattttatcttctccaaccgcaggaagtcatacaggtcacccaaccaggccgctacCCTGACGCAGACCGCCACTCCAAaataatttgccgccgtgcaatcagagaggcgaaggccacggcatcggccttcctcctctccatgagcaccggcttctctgaaaccccaaatatcgccaccaaagggtcctggtccacctcctcctccactatcctggctaagaccgcgaacactcgcccagaatcttcccaatttttcacaaccccaaaacatgtgcgcgtgattctcaggtccccgcccacacctctcacgctcatctgctaccccctgaaagaacccactcattctcgcccaagtcatatgcaccttgtccaccaccttaaactgtatcaggctcatccttgcacagaaggggtcctgtttacccttcgcagtgcctcactcctcaATTgatcccccctcccaactccccttgatcttcaccacccgctcacctccctgtcgccccagccacttgtatatttccccaattcttccttcccctttcacatctggaagcagcagtcactccagcaggatgTATGCTGGCAGccgagggaaccccctccagacctttcacacaaagtccctaacctgcagaaacctaaactcgctccccctcgcccttagctcctccagactggcgaacccttcctccaaatacagatccctcaccttgaccagccccactttcctCCACTTCCTGTATATACTATCCACTCTCGCACAGCGGCGAtaacaccaacatcccttccacccttaaATGCCTCCACagttgattccatatcttcaccatggactgtaccaccgggctccctgaatacctacacgGAGCCAGTGACAAcattgccgtcaccatagccctcaaactaaaccccttacaagattcctcctccatcctaaccctctCTACCCCTTCTTACCACCATcaccgcaccttatccacattggccgcccaataataatgaagcaggttcggcaacgccaaacgcccctgctgcctctgtctctatagcagggtcctccccaccctcggcaccttccccgcccatacaaagtccgaaatgatcgtgtccaatttacgaaaaaaggcctttggtataaagatcgggagagcttgaaagataaacaagaacctcagcagaatattcattttcaccacttggacactCCCACCAATGTTAAGTGCAATGTATCCCACcttttaagatcctccctggcttcctccaccagctttgttaagtttcacttatggagctccttccactcccttggtacctgaatccccaaagacctaaacctgtccctcgctaccgtaaatggcatcccccctaaatttgcCTGCCGTCGCAGcacattcaccgggaaaacctcgcTTTTCCCACATTCAGTTTGTTCCCCGAGAACACTTCAAACCTcctcagcaggcccataatccttcccatactctccaacggattgaAAACATAGAGGCTATCGGCACAGAGCGACACCCAatactccctctgtcccctcataatcccctgtcCCTCCACCTACCCCCTGAGAGCCAACGTCTCTATGGCCAGGGTAAAGAATaacagcgacagcgggcacccctgcctcgtgcccctgtgtaagtcaaagctccgCGAGctcatcattcgtcctcaccctcgcccttggcgccacattacagcaaccgcacccatgccacaaatctcggcccaaaacctcgaacaaggaccgccactccacctgatcaaatgccttctctgcgtccatggacaccaccacctccggtaccagaacccccgatggattcatcaccacattcaacagccgtcttgtgttacttgcgagctgcctgcccttcacgaagcctgtttgatcttctgcaaccacccctgggacacagcccTCCATCCTCCCtgtcaacaacttagccaatactttcacatccatgttcaatagtgatatgggcctatacaacccacattccactgCGCCCTTCCCTTTTTTTGGATTAGGgtgattactgcctgcatcattgtctccggcagctccccttcTCCTgcacttcattaaacgcccccaacagatgtggtgccatgcccgtcgcaaattccttataaaattccgcaagGTACCCATCTGGCCTTGGGGCCATCCCCGGCTTTATCCCCCTGATGCTATCCAGAACCTCCCTTAGCCCCAGGGGCTCctgcaacgcctgcctctttgcttcctccacctggggaaattccagctcatccagaaaccgccccatgccccccccccctctttccccgggTCCGCCTCGTACAGTCCCTGGTATTATTCCTTAAAcgtctcgtttatcttccctggctccgacaccaaaTCCCCAGCCTCAGTCCATATCTTCAAtagttccctggacgcagcctgcctccgcagctggtgcaccagcatgaggctcgccttctccccatactcatattgcacccctcttgccctaggtAGTTGCCCTACCGCTCTCCCcattgtcaacctgtcaaactacccctgcaacattttcctcctcgccaatcccttcgCGGTGGGCAACTTGAATATTCCCTCTCCACTTCCACTATCTCATTCACTAGACAGTcgggttcctccctcctttccctatccataCGAGCCTTAAAGTCAGGGCTTCCCAAAAAATGGTCGCCGCCATGTCcctattctgattcaactccacatacttctTAATTACCACCCACactttatcacaaaaacctccatccgccaacaaccttgaatcaaacctccaccctggcTTCTGCTCTCATCCCGATctgaaccgaatctccagccagtggggcgcatggtacgagataactatccccgcatactctgtcccctccggcccaaccaaaatctcccgactcactacaaagtaatcaatcctcgaaataacaccttatagacgtgtgaaaagaacgaatactcccttccccctgggttctgaaagtgccacggatccaccatacccatcctctccataaacaccCCTAGCTCCCTCaccatttgtaccctacccatcgacctggggttcgacctatccaccctcggctccaggacacaattaaaatctcctcccatgatcaactggtacgtggccaaatccgggattgctgccagaaacCCCCTCGTATaacccacgtcatcccaatttggggcatatacatttaccaacacccccGGTGTCCCTTCCAATATCCCACTCTCAATCACATacttcccacccggatccctcaccacCTTCGCAGTCACAAATCCCATTTCTTTGGTCATTAAAATCACCACTCTCCTCcatttcgaatcaaaccccgagtgaaaaacctgcctgacccaccccttccttttttaaaataaatttagagtacccgattcattttttccaattaaggggcaatttagagtggacagtccacctactctgcacatcttttgggttgtgggggcggaacacaCGCGAACAGAccaatcctttccttaacctaaggaAACCATCCTTCcttgtccttcacacggaggtgtgtctcctgcagaaagaccacccccgctttcaagctcctgagctgcgcgaacacccgcgaccttctaaccagcccattcagcccccagacgttccacgttaccaaccttaccggaggcttgcgcctccaatcccctctaccgtctgtcgtcttccccacttaactcccacccccttaattccaccctataccaagcccatcccagatggcccccttctctgccCTTGACCATGTCCTCTCTCACCCCATGCCATGTCGCAACAACCCACCCCCCCACGCCACCCCTCtctgccttctcccccaccacctcacttccgttcaccagcaccacctgctagtgtgacagcccctgcccaaagaCACGCCTCCCCCCACTCAGCTCAAGGAAGAAGACTCTCTGCTGACCTTACCCTCTCCTACCCAAATAAACACTTCTCCTGAATCCCAGGCTGCCTCCCCCAAAAACAAACAAATAATACTAAACACTAACAGTCCCATAAACAGGAggtgggatgggaacatccatccccacataaacgtttCATCCCTCACAATCCCAAAAGTAAACAACAAACCCGAAAAAGGGCCCCCTCCAAACCGGAGGGGACAAAAACCCCCAATCCCTACCCTCGCTTCGAACATGTTCCCAACCATTacgaagtgccagcaccccggttccctagAATTGTCCAATTAGTTCTCCcctagtttatgctccttaattaagtcttcggccgcttctggggtctcgaaataatacttccggcctccgaacgtcacccataattctgccgggtagagcaccccaaacctgatctgctgccggtacagcaccgccttggccttgttgaacctgcCTACCGCTTTGCACAtttggctccaatgtcctgataaattcggatgctattcccctcccagtcgcaggtatgcttctccttggcccatcgcagaatcTTCTCTGTCTCCACAAATTtggggagtctcacgatcaccgcccgcggcggctccccagctctcggTTTCTGCCTCggggacctatgcgctcggtccacttcaggagcCTTATCTcgccaccccttctgccaccatccccaccagcagcttcgagaggtacctcatgGCActtacaccttccactccttcaggcagccccactattcgcaggtgctgccttctcgaggcattctcctgttcctccacctttgccctcaatgttttacACAGATCccttaggagccccacctccgcctccagagccactgcACGattgctgtggtccgagatcacttctTCGATCTCCCGAATCTCCGGCCACTGCACCTCCAAGCACTTCTCCACCCGCTCCATCGGACTCTTCACGGGTACCGCAGCTCCTTCGATGGCCATCGAGCGATCCtcccgcatctccttcctctgctggcagaactgctccttaataaaagccatcaacagctccatctggggccttccacCTTGCCGCAGCCCTTCCCCCACAGCCATCCTCCCACTGGTTGCTGCGCCACAGGTTTACTCTAACTCCTTGGCCTGGTCTCTCACCGTCTTCtgtcgggtttggtaaccagcggacataccactcccgggggaaacCACTCCTCCAATCTTCACCTCTACCTTTTCATCAAAATTGCACCCAGTATCGGGTAGAAAGAGCTCTTTcttgtgccttcaagcaggagctgccctgtgtgggaCCACTCCCACGATGGCCACTGCTGGAAGACCATTCCCACATCaggaaggtgagtgacttggaggggaacctccaggtaatggggctcccaggtatctgctgctcttgcccttcgtcgtgagtttggaaggtgctgctgaaggcgattttcacagtaaattcattgcagtgttaatgtatgccttcttgtgacactaataaaaattaaggagccttgctgagtccctgcagtgcatcttgtagatagtacactcaGCTGCCACTATGTTGAAGATGGTTGATGGAGTCCTGATTGCAATGCAACTATTTATGGACATAGTTCTGGACTCCATATCCTTTGGTTAGACCACAATTGGAGCACTGGTGTggttctggtctccataaccctcgGTTAGTCCAcgctgggaacactgtgcacagttcctgtccccAGACCCTTTGATTAgaccacggagcactgtgcacagttccagtctccatattccttgttagtccacactgggagcactgtgcacaattccagtctccatattccttgattagtccacactgggaacactgtgcacagttcctgtccccAGACCCTTTGATTAgaccacggagcactgtgcacagttccagtctccatattccttgttagtccacactgggagcactgtgcacaattccagtctCCATATTCCTTGATTAGTCCACACTGgggacactgtgcacagttcctgtccccAAATCATTTGATTAGACCACGGAGCACTGTACACCGTTCCTGTCTCCATATTCCttggttagtccacactgggagcactgtacaccgTTCCGGTCTCCATGTCCTTTGTTtaatccacactgggagcactgtacacagttgcgGTCTCCATAACCCTCGGTTAGTCCACACTGGGTATACTGTGCTCCTGTCTCCATATTGAGTTAGAAGCACTAGGTATGATGTCAGGACATTTACAAGAACTGAGAGGCTATGACAATCAGGAAAAAGTGAAGAAACTGGGGGGTCTTTTCTCGAGAGAAGTGAAGACagagggggtgacctgatcgagatgtTTAAAATTGGGACAGCGGTTCGATAGGGTCGATGTCGATGAGATGTTTCTATTTGTGTCAGTGGCGAGACCAAACTTGGGGCCATCGATATGCGTCAGTTACTAATAAATCCAGTGGGgatttcaggagaaacctcttgggagtggggagaatcatagaatttctagtgcagaaggaggccattcagcccatcgagtgtgcccaGGCttacaccctattcccgtaacccagtaacccgacctgtgggacttgctcccacagggaatggtgaGGTGGGACTCACTTCCACAGGTGGTGGAACTAATGTGGGTCTCcctcccacggagagtggggagaaggtggaattgctcccaaggggagtggggagaatgtgggactcgctcccacggggagtcgggagaaggtgggactcactcccactgggagtggggagaatgtgggactcactcccactgggagtggggagaatgtgggactcgctcccggggagagtgtgggactcgctcccactgggtgtggggaggaggtgggactGGCTCCTAAGGGGAGTGGTTGAGGGGGATAGTGTTGATGTACTTcggggggaagctggataaacacatgagagactgaggaatagaaggatatggtgatggggtgaggggggaatgaAGAGAGGGGTGGGAGGTGTCTCGTGAGGGGCAGGAATGCTGGCACTGAGCAGGTAGTCTCTTCCTGCCCTGGGAGGTTTGGACAAGCCCTTCTCTACTTTATAATGGTCTGTGACACTGAGGTCGATTCTCTTCCTctgtttccctcccctccccaggatCTATCTGAATGGGATGATGATCGTGCGGCCCGATGTGCTTCTTGGACGATATAAGATGATCAAACACGCACACGACAAGGGAAATGAGGAGAATCCCAAAAGGtaaaccccctcccaaacccccatcccatcTATCATCGGCACTGCTCTCTCCACCTTGGCCAGTTGGACGAGGCAGCATTGGCAAATGGCAAAGGGAGTTATTCGACTTGCTGAGCATTGGTGATGGAGAATTGGAAGGTTCTTTCACTGCTCTGCAGCCTGGGAGTGCGGTGGCCGGTTCTGGGCACCAGACCTTAGGAAGGATGTGGGTCCTCAAGTGGGGGCGGAGGCAGAATGGTCCCAGGGTTGAGGGATTTTGGCTCCGAGGTTCGGGTTGGGGAAGCTGGGCTTGTTCTCCCCAGAGtaaaggggattgaggggagatttggttgaggtggacaagatggtgacatgtttcaataagatagacAAAAACAAAATTGACAAGGTGTGCTtctcgggctggaggaaggttgtAGTGGTGTTCCTCAGTGGTTGATATTGGGACCCTCGCTTTTCCTGATGTATATCGATGATAGTGGTGAGCAGGGGGACAATTTCAAAATGTGCGGATGGtccaaaacttggaaatattgtaaaCTTGTGATGAGGACTTCAAAaggacattgtcatgtgagagtaccttttaagacatggatgtttaagcaatgtaccttttgtcatgatattcaggtgaccatcacagcacatacacacacacacacacaatgatggacagatcaacggaccaatcaacacacacaacacgacagccaatcacggacaagagcatacgcagtacaaagcagggaacacaacacttcctgggcactcgagcaggagagaactcagggcacagacctcattgccagccactcagaggttcaccatgtgctgaataccagagtttactatgtttatagttcaatgaaataaaactgcattgtaccatacgcaaccgtgttggtttgtctgtgtcagagtacccaacacttcacctttaagaaaacagtaatgtcagagagtgggtggagctgggctttagataagCCATTTTAGTAGTTTTTAGTTTtggcagtttgaaaaagagcttgtgtgtgtctgggtgtttccagagagctgcaatttagacgaaaagagcttggggagtgtctgtgttttgcagtgagctggatttgctgtgatgtctaccatgaaagactatctctggatcatttgggtgatttaaacttataatagtgaagcctttaacctgatgtgattctatttaaaggtgttaagtctcttggaagtttgaaggaacattttgaggaattatttactgttgcaatattttcggagttatctttgaagtaaggggtgttaagagatccaatgtttatttaagatgttaagttgagttaatggaataaacagtgttttgtgtttaaaaacccaagtgtccataattgtaatcccacgcctagggaaaaagccgtgtgctcggaaaagcaacaaatccattaaagggagaggttggttgaagtccatgatacattttggggttctgaaaatgccttgcccataacaacatagacaagttggtagggtgggagacaggaggcagttgcggagaagtgtgaggtgatgcagtttggtaggaagaacatggagagatatTGCAAAATAAGGGTAACATTTTAATGGAGTGCAGGattagagggacctgggtgtatttgtgcctcatcattgaaggtagcaggacagatgGAAAGAGCTATTAATATTCTGGGATTTATCAATAGGGACACCGAGCACACGAGCAAGGAGGttgtgctgaacttatacaagacaagaGTTAGAcctctggaatattgtgtacagttccggGCGCCACTCTTTAgggaggatgtgaacacactggagagagtgcagaaggggtttacaagaatggttccagggatgagaaacttcagtgatgaggatggattggagaggttgggactgttctccttggggagaatgtggctaagaggagatttaatagcgatgttcaaaatgatgaaggggctggacagagtagacggggagaaaccgTTCCCACACTTAAAagctgcaccagggacccaggttcaattccggccttgggtcactgtctgtgtggactttgcacgttctcccggtgtctgcgtgtggttcctccaggtgctccggtttcctcccacagtccaaagatgtgcaggttaggtggggttgcgggggattgggcctgggtagggtgcactttcggatggtctgtgcagacttgatgggctgaatggcctccttctgcactacattgATTCAACGGTGAACGGGAGGGACACAGATTGAATGTGATTCGCAAaaggagcaaatgtgatgtgaaaaaAAAGCTTTATTCACACAGTGGGTGGTCGGGGGTCTCTTTCCTGGAGGTCCGGTGGAGGCAGGTTTGAGGCATTCGAAGCCTGGGAttttggggggttggtggggagaaTGGAACTGTCTCGATtgctctgcagagagatagcatggACTAGTGGAATGAAAGGCCAGGATCCCAGCGCAGTCTaaaagggggggtggggttaggggaggATTGAACATAACATtgagtgtgtctctcactctctctgtctctctctcccacttaaTTTCCACCAGGTTCAACCTGCTCGCCAAGACTAGACGATCATGGAAGGATGATGGGATGAATAGCCTTCAGTATGTGCTCCTCTCCAAGCAGCACCTGCCCCTCTACACCAACATCACCGTGGATATTGGCAGCGAAAGGGGCCTTCGACGAGCCAcatgaccccccccactctgcccccccaccaccactcaaaGACGTAAAACGTTGAGAAAAACAAACTCCTAAAGAGACGGGGAACTCCGAACCGCCAAAGGCCGATGGAAAATCTCCCAGtggcggagggggtggggcggaCCAGTTACTGAAACGGTCAAGCTAGCCCAAAGTACTTTTTTAATCAAACTCTCCTTGGGCTGAAGTGGGCAGTTTAGTTCACCCCCAGTCACGCGGAAAATCTTTTCATGTTGGACCCAGAGGGATTTGTTTCCATCTCCGGCTTACCAGGCTGGCCACGGTTATCCACGGATCACGTCGGCTGTCAATGGAAGAATTTTTCATCGGGAGGCGGTCTAGGTGGaactttgtgtgtgtgttgattgtctGTGTTGTATTTGTAGAGTCACATAATCTAAATCTATatctttttatatatatatatatatatatatatgatatatatTTACACAACGGGTTGGGTGCACATGTGGGAATGAAGGGAGTGGGACGACTGATCAAGTGATA
The window above is part of the Scyliorhinus torazame isolate Kashiwa2021f chromosome 12, sScyTor2.1, whole genome shotgun sequence genome. Proteins encoded here:
- the LOC140386503 gene encoding beta-1,4-galactosyltransferase 3 isoform X1, producing the protein MPMKVSAKARYLALLICVQLMVIVLMYREGSRRRVAYLIGILWKGGISPTGLHSNASRAGDVYLNLSLITRPLGGENELLPCPAASPYLGGPIQVSFPKELTLEEVRRRNPYVTSGGKYKPPDCESSHSTAIIIPHRNREVHLKHLLYYLHPFLQRQQLNYGIYVIHQAGNYTFNRAKLLNVGFKEAMKEADWICLFCHDVDLIPEDDRNMYTCEKNPKHSSIAMDKFGYKLPYRTYFGGVSALTADQYMKINGFPNNYWGWGGEDDDIASRIYLNGMMIVRPDVLLGRYKMIKHAHDKGNEENPKRFNLLAKTRRSWKDDGMNSLQYVLLSKQHLPLYTNITVDIGSERGLRRAT
- the LOC140386503 gene encoding beta-1,4-galactosyltransferase 3 isoform X2, whose protein sequence is MPMKVSAKARYLALLICVQLMVIVLMYREGSRRRVAYLIGILWKGGISPTGLHSNASRAGDVYLNLSLITRPLGGENELLPCPAASPYLGGPIQVSFPKELTLEEVRRRNPYVTSGGKYKPPDCESSHSTAIIIPHRNREVHLKHLLYYLHPFLQRQQLNYGIYVIHQAGNYTFNRAKLLNVGFKEAMKEADWICLFCHDVDLIPEDDRNMYTCEKNPKHSSIAMDKFGYKIYLNGMMIVRPDVLLGRYKMIKHAHDKGNEENPKRFNLLAKTRRSWKDDGMNSLQYVLLSKQHLPLYTNITVDIGSERGLRRAT